The Ornithinimicrobium faecis genome includes a window with the following:
- the rpsL gene encoding 30S ribosomal protein S12 gives MPTINQLVRKGRQDKVKKSDSPALKGNPQRRGVCTRVYTTTPKKPNSALRKVARVKLTSGIEVTAYIPGVGHNLQEHSIVLVRGGRVKDLPGVRYKIVRGSLDTQGVKGRNQSRSRYGTKKEKK, from the coding sequence GTGCCCACTATTAACCAGCTCGTCCGCAAGGGACGCCAGGACAAGGTCAAGAAGAGTGACAGTCCTGCCCTGAAGGGCAACCCGCAGCGGCGCGGTGTCTGCACCCGCGTCTACACCACCACCCCGAAGAAGCCGAACTCTGCCCTGCGCAAGGTCGCTCGCGTGAAGCTGACCAGCGGCATCGAGGTCACGGCCTACATCCCGGGTGTCGGTCACAACCTGCAGGAGCACTCCATCGTGCTCGTGCGCGGTGGCCGTGTGAAGGACCTGCCGGGTGTCCGTTACAAGATCGTCCGCGGCTCCCTCGACACCCAGGGTGTCAAGGGCCGCAACCAGTCCCGCTCCCGTTACGGGACGAAGAAGGAGAAGAAGTAA
- the rpsG gene encoding 30S ribosomal protein S7, translated as MPRKGPAPKRPLISDPVYGSTLVTQLVNKILVDGKKSVAETIVYGAMEGVRAKTGTDPVATLKRGLDNIRPALEVKSRRVGGATYQVPIEVKPGRSTTLALRWLVGYSRQRREKTMTERLMNEILDASNGLGAAVKRREDTHKMAEANKAFAHYRW; from the coding sequence ATGCCTCGTAAGGGCCCCGCTCCCAAGCGTCCGCTGATCTCCGACCCCGTCTACGGGTCCACCCTGGTCACCCAGCTCGTCAACAAGATCCTGGTCGACGGCAAGAAGTCCGTCGCCGAGACCATCGTCTATGGCGCGATGGAGGGCGTCCGCGCCAAGACCGGCACGGACCCCGTCGCCACGCTCAAGCGTGGTCTGGACAACATCCGCCCCGCGCTGGAGGTCAAGAGCCGCCGCGTTGGTGGCGCGACCTACCAGGTCCCGATCGAGGTCAAGCCGGGCCGTTCCACCACGCTGGCCCTGCGCTGGCTGGTCGGCTACTCCCGTCAGCGTCGTGAGAAGACGATGACCGAGCGCCTGATGAACGAGATCCTGGACGCCAGTAATGGTCTGGGCGCCGCGGTCAAGCGCCGCGAGGACACCCACAAGATGGCCGAGGCCAACAAGGCCTTCGCGCACTACCGCTGGTGA
- the fusA gene encoding elongation factor G, with the protein MAIDVLTDLKMVRNIGIMAHIDAGKTTTTERILFYSGVKHKMGETHDGASTTDWMEQEKERGITITSAAVTSFWKGHQINLIDTPGHVDFTVEVERNLRVLDGAVAVFDGKEGVEPQSETVWRQADNYGVPRMCFINKMDKMGADFYFSVKTIVDRLGATPLVMQLPIGAEADFVGVVDLVRMKALTWHGETALGEDYDVEDIPADLQAKADEYRALLVERVAESDDELLEKFLGGEELTEDEIKAGVRKLTLASEVNPVFCGTAFKNKGVQPLLDAVVDYLPSPVDLPPTEGHKPGDEETVISRKPSTDEPFAALAFKIATHPFFGTLTYIRVYSGEIVAGQPVMNSTKGKKERLGKLFQMHANKENPVDKVSAGHIYAVIGLKDTTTGDTLCDMSEQIILESMTFPEPVIHVAIEPKTKGDQEKLGVAIQKLAQEDPTFTVRLDDETGQTIIGGMGELHLDILVDRMKREFKVEANVGAPQVAYRETIRRPVVKYDYTHKKQTGGSGQFAKVQMTFEPLDTSEGELYTFDNSVTGGRIPREYIPSIDQGIQEAMQLGVLAGYPLVGIKATLLDGAYHDVDSSEMAFKIAGSMILKEAVRKADPVLLEPVMAVEVRTPEDYMGDVIGDLNSRRGQIQAMEDISGAKVVKAVVPLSEMFGYVGDLRSKTQGRANYTMQFDSYAEVPRNVAEEIIKKIRGE; encoded by the coding sequence GTGGCAATCGACGTTCTGACGGACCTGAAGATGGTCCGCAACATCGGCATCATGGCCCACATCGATGCCGGCAAGACGACGACCACCGAGCGGATCCTGTTCTACTCCGGTGTCAAGCACAAGATGGGCGAGACCCACGACGGTGCGTCGACAACCGACTGGATGGAGCAGGAGAAGGAGCGGGGGATCACCATCACCTCCGCGGCCGTCACCAGCTTCTGGAAGGGCCACCAGATCAACCTGATCGACACGCCCGGCCACGTGGACTTCACCGTTGAGGTCGAGCGCAACCTGCGCGTCCTCGATGGTGCCGTTGCCGTGTTCGACGGCAAGGAAGGTGTCGAGCCGCAGTCCGAGACCGTGTGGCGTCAGGCCGACAACTACGGCGTCCCGCGCATGTGCTTCATCAACAAGATGGACAAGATGGGCGCGGACTTCTACTTCTCGGTGAAGACCATCGTGGACCGGCTCGGTGCCACCCCGTTGGTCATGCAGCTGCCGATCGGTGCCGAGGCTGACTTCGTCGGCGTCGTCGACCTGGTGCGCATGAAGGCCCTGACCTGGCACGGCGAGACCGCGCTGGGCGAGGACTACGACGTGGAGGACATCCCGGCCGACCTGCAGGCCAAGGCGGACGAATACCGCGCCCTGCTGGTCGAGCGGGTCGCCGAGTCCGATGACGAGCTGCTGGAGAAGTTCCTCGGTGGCGAGGAGCTGACCGAGGACGAGATCAAGGCCGGCGTGCGCAAGCTGACGCTGGCCAGCGAGGTCAACCCGGTCTTCTGTGGCACGGCCTTCAAGAACAAGGGCGTCCAGCCCCTGCTCGACGCGGTCGTCGACTACCTGCCCAGCCCGGTTGACCTGCCGCCGACCGAGGGCCACAAGCCCGGTGACGAGGAGACCGTGATCTCACGGAAGCCGAGCACCGACGAGCCCTTCGCGGCGCTGGCCTTCAAGATCGCGACCCACCCGTTCTTCGGGACGCTGACCTACATCCGGGTCTACTCGGGTGAGATCGTCGCCGGACAGCCGGTCATGAACTCGACCAAGGGCAAGAAGGAGCGTCTGGGCAAGCTGTTCCAGATGCACGCCAACAAGGAAAACCCCGTCGATAAGGTTTCGGCAGGGCACATCTACGCAGTCATTGGCCTGAAGGACACCACCACTGGTGACACCCTGTGCGACATGAGTGAGCAGATCATCCTTGAGTCGATGACCTTCCCGGAGCCGGTCATCCACGTGGCCATCGAGCCCAAGACCAAGGGTGACCAGGAAAAGCTCGGCGTCGCGATCCAGAAGCTGGCCCAGGAGGACCCCACCTTCACCGTTCGCCTCGACGACGAAACCGGCCAGACCATCATCGGTGGCATGGGTGAGCTCCACCTCGACATCCTGGTCGACCGCATGAAGCGGGAGTTCAAGGTCGAGGCCAACGTCGGTGCGCCGCAGGTGGCCTACCGCGAGACGATCCGTCGCCCCGTGGTGAAGTACGACTACACCCACAAGAAGCAGACGGGTGGCTCGGGCCAGTTCGCCAAGGTGCAGATGACCTTCGAGCCGTTGGACACGTCCGAGGGCGAGCTGTACACCTTCGACAACTCCGTCACCGGTGGGCGCATCCCGCGGGAGTACATCCCCAGCATCGACCAGGGCATCCAGGAGGCCATGCAGCTCGGCGTCCTGGCTGGCTACCCGCTCGTCGGGATCAAGGCCACCCTGCTCGACGGCGCCTATCACGACGTCGACTCCTCGGAGATGGCGTTCAAGATCGCCGGCTCCATGATCCTCAAGGAGGCCGTCCGCAAGGCGGACCCGGTCCTGCTTGAGCCCGTGATGGCCGTCGAGGTGCGCACCCCCGAGGACTACATGGGTGACGTGATCGGTGACTTGAACTCCCGCCGTGGCCAGATCCAGGCCATGGAGGACATCAGTGGTGCCAAGGTCGTCAAGGCCGTGGTTCCTCTGTCCGAGATGTTCGGGTACGTTGGTGACCTTCGGTCCAAGACCCAGGGTCGTGCCAACTACACGATGCAGTTCGACTCCTACGCCGAGGTTCCCCGGAACGTCGCGGAGGAGATCATTAAGAAAATCCGTGGTGAGTGA
- the tuf gene encoding elongation factor Tu gives MAKAKFERSKPHVNIGTIGHIDHGKTTLTAAISKVLHDKYPDLNESSAFDTIDKAPEEKQRGITISISHIEYQTEKRHYAHVDCPGHADYVKNMITGAAQMDGAILVVAATDGPMPQTKEHVLLARQVGVPYIVVALNKSDMVDDEEIMELVEMEVRELLSSYDFPGDDLPVVQVSALKALEGDAEWGAKLLGLMDAIDEFIPEPVRETDKPFLMPVEDVFTITGRGTVVTGRIERGILNVNEEIEIVGIQEGPPQKTTVTGIEMFRKLLDEGRAGENVGLLLRGTKREDVERGQVICKPGSITPHTEFEANVYILGKDEGGRHTPFYDNYRPQFYFRTTDVTGVVHLPEGTEMVMPGDNTEMTVDLIQSIAMEEGLEFAIREGGRTVGAGRVTKIIK, from the coding sequence GTGGCTAAGGCCAAGTTCGAGCGGAGCAAGCCGCACGTCAACATCGGTACGATCGGGCACATCGACCACGGCAAGACGACGCTGACGGCTGCCATCTCCAAGGTCCTGCACGACAAGTACCCGGACCTCAACGAGTCCTCGGCGTTCGACACGATCGACAAGGCGCCCGAGGAGAAGCAGCGCGGCATCACGATCTCGATCTCGCACATCGAGTACCAGACCGAGAAGCGCCACTACGCGCACGTCGACTGCCCGGGTCACGCCGACTACGTGAAGAACATGATCACCGGTGCGGCCCAGATGGACGGTGCGATCCTGGTCGTCGCCGCCACCGACGGCCCGATGCCGCAGACCAAGGAGCACGTCCTCCTGGCCCGCCAGGTCGGCGTTCCCTACATCGTCGTCGCGCTGAACAAGTCCGACATGGTCGACGACGAGGAGATCATGGAGCTCGTCGAGATGGAGGTCCGCGAACTGCTGTCCTCCTACGACTTCCCGGGCGACGACCTGCCGGTCGTTCAGGTCTCCGCGCTGAAGGCGCTGGAGGGCGACGCCGAGTGGGGCGCAAAGCTCCTGGGCCTCATGGACGCCATCGACGAGTTCATCCCGGAGCCGGTCCGCGAGACCGACAAGCCGTTCCTGATGCCCGTTGAGGACGTCTTCACGATCACCGGTCGTGGCACCGTCGTCACCGGTCGCATCGAGCGCGGCATCCTCAACGTCAACGAGGAGATCGAGATCGTTGGCATCCAGGAGGGCCCGCCCCAGAAGACCACCGTCACCGGCATCGAGATGTTCCGCAAGCTGCTCGACGAGGGTCGTGCGGGCGAGAACGTCGGTCTGCTGCTGCGCGGCACCAAGCGTGAGGACGTCGAGCGCGGGCAGGTCATCTGCAAGCCGGGCTCGATCACCCCGCACACCGAGTTCGAGGCCAACGTCTACATCCTGGGCAAGGACGAGGGTGGCCGTCACACGCCGTTCTACGACAACTACCGTCCGCAGTTCTACTTCCGGACCACGGACGTCACCGGTGTCGTGCACCTGCCCGAGGGCACCGAGATGGTCATGCCCGGTGACAACACCGAGATGACCGTTGACCTGATCCAGTCGATCGCGATGGAGGAAGGCCTCGAGTTCGCGATCCGCGAGGGCGGCCGCACCGTCGGCGCCGGCCGGGTCACCAAGATCATCAAGTGA
- a CDS encoding YceI family protein, producing the protein MADLDASMSGQWHFDPEHTRVGFSARHAMITTVRGAFNDVKGVIDLNVDDLSASSVRVHLGAGSVDTRNDKRDAHLRSADFFDVDNHPEITFVSSTIDEVEEGNFMVVGDLTIRGTTKQVAIPIELLGINRDPMGNLRAGFEATRRLNRRDYGLEWNMPLDAGGVLVSEKVTLEFEISAIKVEGDDPA; encoded by the coding sequence GTGGCAGACCTTGACGCCTCGATGAGCGGCCAGTGGCACTTTGACCCCGAGCACACCCGGGTCGGCTTCTCGGCCAGGCACGCGATGATCACCACGGTGCGCGGCGCCTTCAATGACGTCAAGGGCGTCATCGACCTGAACGTGGACGACCTCAGCGCCTCGAGCGTCCGGGTGCACCTGGGGGCGGGCAGCGTCGACACCCGCAACGACAAGCGCGACGCCCATCTGCGCAGCGCCGACTTCTTTGATGTCGACAACCACCCCGAGATCACCTTCGTCAGCAGCACGATCGACGAGGTCGAGGAGGGCAACTTCATGGTGGTGGGGGACCTGACGATCCGCGGCACGACCAAACAGGTGGCGATCCCCATCGAGCTGCTCGGCATCAACCGCGACCCGATGGGCAACCTGCGCGCAGGCTTCGAGGCCACCCGGCGGTTGAACCGCCGCGACTACGGCCTGGAGTGGAACATGCCCCTCGACGCGGGCGGGGTTCTGGTCTCCGAGAAGGTGACGCTGGAGTTTGAGATCTCCGCCATCAAGGTTGAGGGCGACGACCCCGCCTGA
- the rpsJ gene encoding 30S ribosomal protein S10 codes for MAGQKIRIRLKSYDHEVIDSSARKIVDTVTRAGATVVGPVPLPTEKNVFCVIRSPHKYKDSREHFEMRTHKRLIDIVDPTPKAVDSLMRLDLPADVNIEIKL; via the coding sequence ATGGCGGGACAAAAGATCCGCATCCGGCTGAAGTCCTATGACCACGAGGTCATCGACAGCTCGGCGCGCAAGATTGTCGACACGGTCACCCGTGCCGGCGCGACCGTGGTGGGCCCTGTGCCGCTGCCGACGGAGAAGAACGTGTTCTGCGTCATCCGGTCGCCCCACAAGTACAAGGACAGCCGCGAGCACTTCGAGATGCGCACGCACAAGCGTCTGATCGACATCGTCGACCCGACGCCCAAGGCGGTTGACTCGCTGATGCGTCTCGACCTGCCGGCAGATGTCAACATCGAGATCAAGCTGTAA
- the rplC gene encoding 50S ribosomal protein L3, whose product MTATTERAVKGVLGEKLGMTQVWDADNRLVPVTVIKAGPCVVTQVRNAETDGYNAIQIAFGAIDPRKVNQPTKGHFEKAGVTPRRYVAELRTSDAADYEIGQEFSADTFEGGQSVDITGKTKGKGFAGVMKRHGFHGVSASHGAHRNHRKPGSIGGASTPGRVFRGQKMAGRMGGERQTTQNLTIHAVDADKGLLLIKGAVPGPRGSVVLVRTAAKGA is encoded by the coding sequence ATGACTGCTACTACCGAACGCGCCGTCAAGGGCGTCCTCGGCGAGAAGCTCGGCATGACCCAGGTTTGGGATGCCGACAACCGCCTGGTGCCCGTGACCGTCATCAAGGCCGGCCCCTGCGTCGTGACGCAGGTCCGCAACGCCGAGACCGACGGCTACAACGCGATCCAGATCGCCTTTGGCGCCATTGACCCCCGCAAGGTCAACCAGCCCACCAAGGGTCACTTCGAGAAGGCCGGGGTCACCCCCCGCCGCTACGTTGCCGAGCTGCGCACCAGCGATGCCGCTGACTACGAGATCGGCCAGGAGTTCTCGGCCGACACCTTCGAGGGCGGCCAGAGCGTCGACATCACCGGGAAGACCAAGGGCAAGGGCTTCGCTGGCGTCATGAAGCGCCACGGCTTCCACGGTGTCAGCGCTTCGCACGGTGCACACCGCAACCACCGCAAGCCGGGCTCCATCGGCGGCGCTTCGACCCCCGGGCGTGTCTTCCGGGGTCAGAAGATGGCCGGCCGCATGGGTGGCGAGCGCCAGACCACTCAGAACCTCACCATCCACGCCGTGGATGCGGACAAGGGCCTGCTGCTGATCAAGGGCGCCGTTCCCGGCCCGCGCGGCAGCGTTGTCCTCGTCCGCACGGCAGCCAAGGGGGCGTGA
- the rplD gene encoding 50S ribosomal protein L4: MTTITITKPTGGDAGTVELPAEIFDVQTNVPLIHQVVVAQQAAARQGTHATKTRADVRGGGRKPYRQKGTGRARQGSIRAPQFTGGGIVHGPQPRDYSQRTPKKMKAAALRGALSDRARHGRIHCLSALVEGQTPSTKTAFAALSGLTERPNLLVVIDRADEVGLKSLRNLADVHVLFVDQLNTYDVLCADDVVFTQAALTSFIEGRKVEAAPAETAVAPAAEVEVAEAPAPAATEAATLTDGGFGPESAPATEDGAAPAGFTVKGNKDSMKFHVEGSRWYDQTVAEVWFSTAEAATAAGFEPAGGAAAQSADTGAEIGTDEEGTK, encoded by the coding sequence ATGACGACCATCACCATCACCAAGCCGACCGGTGGCGACGCCGGCACGGTTGAGCTGCCCGCCGAGATCTTCGACGTGCAGACCAACGTGCCGCTGATCCACCAGGTCGTCGTGGCCCAGCAGGCCGCGGCCCGCCAGGGCACGCACGCCACCAAGACCCGCGCCGACGTGCGCGGTGGTGGCCGCAAGCCCTACCGCCAGAAGGGCACCGGCCGCGCCCGCCAGGGCTCGATCCGTGCGCCGCAGTTCACCGGCGGTGGCATCGTCCACGGCCCGCAGCCGCGCGACTACAGCCAGCGGACCCCCAAGAAGATGAAGGCCGCCGCTCTGCGCGGTGCCCTGTCTGACCGGGCCCGTCACGGCCGCATCCACTGCCTGAGCGCCCTGGTGGAGGGTCAGACCCCGTCCACCAAGACCGCGTTCGCGGCACTGAGTGGCCTCACCGAGCGTCCGAACCTGCTGGTCGTCATTGACCGCGCGGACGAGGTCGGTCTGAAGAGCCTGCGCAACCTCGCGGACGTGCACGTGCTCTTCGTCGACCAGCTCAACACCTATGACGTGCTGTGCGCCGACGATGTGGTCTTCACCCAGGCGGCACTCACCTCGTTCATCGAGGGCCGCAAGGTCGAGGCCGCACCGGCCGAGACCGCAGTGGCACCTGCTGCCGAGGTTGAGGTTGCTGAGGCTCCGGCCCCGGCGGCGACCGAGGCTGCGACGCTGACCGACGGTGGCTTCGGCCCCGAGTCGGCGCCGGCCACCGAGGACGGCGCGGCCCCCGCAGGGTTCACCGTCAAGGGCAACAAGGACTCGATGAAGTTCCACGTCGAGGGCTCCCGCTGGTATGACCAGACGGTTGCCGAGGTGTGGTTCAGCACCGCCGAGGCCGCGACGGCCGCTGGTTTCGAGCCAGCTGGTGGAGCTGCTGCGCAGTCCGCTGACACGGGCGCCGAGATCGGCACCGATGAGGAGGGCACCAAGTGA
- the rplW gene encoding 50S ribosomal protein L23: MSTALEANKDPREILISPVVSEKAYTLLDQGKYTFVVDPRANKSEIKRAVESVFGVKVESVHTLNRVGKTRRTRFGTGKRKDTKRAIVTLREGTIDIFGTL; this comes from the coding sequence GTGAGCACCGCACTCGAGGCCAACAAGGACCCGCGCGAGATCCTGATCTCCCCGGTTGTCTCTGAGAAGGCCTACACGCTGCTGGACCAGGGCAAGTACACCTTCGTGGTGGACCCCCGGGCCAACAAGTCCGAGATCAAGCGCGCTGTCGAGTCCGTCTTCGGCGTCAAGGTCGAGTCGGTCCACACCCTGAACCGCGTCGGCAAGACCCGCCGCACCCGGTTCGGCACCGGCAAGCGCAAGGACACCAAGCGGGCGATCGTCACGCTTCGCGAAGGCACCATCGACATCTTCGGCACGCTCTGA
- the rplB gene encoding 50S ribosomal protein L2 has protein sequence MAIRKHKPTTPGRRGSSVSDFVEVTRSTPEKSLVRPLTKSGGRNNSGRITTRHIGGGHKRAYRVIDFRRHDKDGIPAKVAHIEYDPNRTARIALLHYADGEKRYIIAPNRLRQGDAIEQGPSADIKPGNNLPLRNIPVGTVIHAIELKPGGGAKIARSAGTRVQLVAKEGAYAQLRMPSGEIRNVDARCRASIGEVGNAEQSNINWGKAGRMRWKGKRPTVRGVVMNPVDHPHGGGEGKTSGGRHPVSPWGQPEGRTRRPNKPSDKLIVRRRRTGKKR, from the coding sequence ATGGCTATTCGTAAGCACAAGCCGACAACGCCGGGCCGTCGTGGCTCCAGCGTGTCCGACTTCGTCGAGGTGACGCGCTCCACGCCGGAGAAGTCGCTGGTCCGTCCGCTGACCAAGTCCGGTGGACGCAACAACTCCGGGCGCATCACCACCCGTCACATCGGTGGTGGCCACAAGCGTGCCTACCGCGTGATCGACTTCCGTCGTCACGACAAGGACGGCATCCCGGCCAAGGTCGCTCACATCGAGTACGACCCCAACCGCACCGCGCGCATCGCGCTGCTGCACTACGCGGACGGCGAGAAGCGCTACATCATTGCGCCGAACCGCCTCCGTCAGGGCGACGCGATCGAGCAGGGCCCCTCGGCTGACATCAAGCCGGGCAACAACCTGCCGCTGCGCAACATCCCGGTCGGTACGGTCATCCACGCCATCGAGCTCAAGCCCGGTGGCGGTGCGAAGATCGCCCGTTCCGCCGGGACCCGCGTTCAGCTCGTCGCCAAGGAGGGTGCCTACGCCCAGCTGCGTATGCCCTCCGGTGAGATCCGCAACGTGGACGCTCGCTGCCGCGCCAGCATCGGCGAGGTCGGCAATGCCGAGCAGAGCAACATCAACTGGGGCAAGGCCGGCCGCATGCGGTGGAAGGGCAAGCGCCCGACCGTCCGTGGTGTCGTGATGAACCCCGTCGACCACCCGCACGGTGGTGGTGAGGGCAAGACCTCCGGTGGCCGTCACCCGGTCAGCCCGTGGGGTCAGCCTGAGGGCCGCACCCGTCGTCCGAACAAGCCCAGCGACAAGCTCATCGTTCGTCGCCGCCGCACCGGCAAGAAGCGCTGA
- the rpsS gene encoding 30S ribosomal protein S19 has protein sequence MPRSLKKGPFVDDHLVKKVDAQNEAGTKSVIKTWSRRSMITPDMLGHTLAVHDGRKHIPVFVTESMVGHKLGEFAPTRTFKGHEKDDRKGRRR, from the coding sequence ATGCCTCGTAGTCTGAAAAAGGGTCCCTTCGTTGACGACCACCTCGTCAAGAAGGTTGATGCCCAAAACGAAGCCGGCACCAAGAGCGTCATCAAGACCTGGTCCCGGCGGTCCATGATCACCCCCGACATGCTCGGCCACACGCTGGCAGTGCACGACGGCCGCAAGCACATCCCGGTCTTCGTGACCGAGTCGATGGTTGGCCACAAGCTCGGTGAGTTCGCTCCGACCCGCACGTTCAAGGGTCACGAGAAGGACGACCGGAAGGGGCGGCGTCGATGA
- the rplV gene encoding 50S ribosomal protein L22, whose product MEARAQARFVRVTPQKARRVVDMIRGKSADQAIAILRFAPQGASEPVLKVLNSAIANARYAAEQTAQPFDERTLVVTAAFVDEGPTMKRFRPRAQGRASRILKRTSHITVLVGEKQGGAR is encoded by the coding sequence ATGGAAGCCAGGGCCCAGGCGCGGTTCGTCCGTGTCACCCCGCAGAAGGCTCGCCGTGTCGTGGACATGATCCGCGGCAAGTCGGCCGACCAGGCGATCGCGATCCTGCGCTTCGCCCCGCAGGGCGCCAGCGAGCCGGTGCTGAAGGTGCTGAACAGCGCCATCGCCAACGCACGCTACGCCGCCGAGCAGACCGCGCAGCCGTTCGACGAGCGCACGCTCGTCGTCACCGCGGCCTTCGTTGACGAGGGCCCGACCATGAAGCGGTTCCGCCCGCGTGCCCAGGGCCGCGCCAGCCGCATCCTCAAGCGCACCAGCCACATCACCGTGCTGGTGGGCGAGAAGCAGGGAGGTGCCCGCTAA
- the rpsC gene encoding 30S ribosomal protein S3 yields the protein MGQKINPNGYRLGITTDHRSRWFADSTKPGQRYRDYVKEDVAIRNLMSTGMDRAGISKVEIERTRDRVRVDIHTARPGIVIGRRGAEADRIRGELEKLTGKQVQLNILEVKNPETDAQLVAQGIAEQLAARVTFRRAMRKGMQTALRAGAKGIRIQCSGRLGGAEMSRSEFYREGRVPLHTLRANIDYGFYEARTTFGRIGVKVWIYKGDMTAKELAREQAAAPSRPGRPRRDDRPGRGPRRGDRRDGGQGATEAPAAEAPAAEAPAAEAPATQAPASSEGEQS from the coding sequence ATGGGGCAGAAGATCAACCCAAACGGCTATCGCCTGGGGATCACGACCGATCACCGCAGCCGCTGGTTCGCAGACTCGACCAAGCCGGGTCAGCGCTACCGCGACTACGTCAAGGAGGATGTGGCGATCCGCAACCTCATGTCGACCGGCATGGACCGGGCCGGCATCAGCAAGGTTGAGATCGAGCGCACCCGTGACCGGGTCCGCGTTGACATCCACACCGCACGCCCGGGCATCGTCATCGGTCGCCGTGGCGCCGAGGCCGACCGCATCCGCGGCGAGCTCGAGAAGCTCACCGGCAAGCAGGTCCAGCTGAACATCCTCGAGGTGAAGAACCCCGAGACCGACGCTCAGCTCGTCGCCCAGGGCATTGCCGAGCAGCTCGCTGCCCGCGTGACCTTCCGGCGTGCGATGCGCAAGGGCATGCAGACCGCTCTGCGCGCCGGTGCCAAGGGCATCCGGATCCAGTGCTCCGGTCGTCTCGGCGGCGCTGAGATGTCCCGCTCGGAGTTCTACCGCGAGGGTCGCGTCCCGCTGCACACGCTGCGCGCCAACATCGACTACGGCTTCTACGAGGCCCGCACGACGTTCGGTCGCATCGGTGTCAAGGTGTGGATCTACAAGGGCGACATGACCGCCAAGGAGCTCGCTCGCGAGCAGGCGGCCGCACCGTCCCGTCCGGGTCGTCCGCGTCGGGACGACCGCCCGGGCCGTGGCCCGCGCCGCGGTGACCGTCGCGACGGTGGCCAGGGCGCAACTGAGGCTCCGGCCGCAGAGGCTCCGGCAGCTGAGGCTCCCGCCGCAGAGGCTCCGGCCACGCAGGCCCCGGCTAGTTCAGAGGGAGAGCAGTCCTGA
- the rplP gene encoding 50S ribosomal protein L16 produces MLIPRRVKHRKQHHPGRSGKSKGGNAIVFGDYGIQALEPAYVTNRQIESARIAMTRFIKRGGKVWINIYPDRPLTKKPAETRMGSGKGSPEWWVANVKPGRIMFELSGVSEEVAREAMRLAMHKLPMKCRFVAREGGDI; encoded by the coding sequence ATGTTGATTCCACGTCGAGTCAAGCACCGCAAGCAGCACCACCCCGGTCGCAGTGGTAAGTCCAAGGGTGGCAACGCAATCGTCTTTGGTGACTACGGCATCCAGGCCCTCGAGCCGGCCTACGTCACCAACCGTCAGATCGAGTCCGCTCGTATCGCGATGACGCGCTTCATCAAGCGTGGCGGAAAGGTCTGGATCAACATCTATCCGGACCGTCCGCTGACCAAGAAGCCGGCTGAGACCCGCATGGGTTCCGGCAAGGGCTCGCCCGAGTGGTGGGTCGCCAACGTCAAGCCGGGCCGGATCATGTTCGAGCTCTCCGGTGTGTCCGAAGAGGTCGCTCGTGAGGCCATGCGCCTGGCAATGCACAAACTGCCGATGAAGTGCCGCTTCGTCGCGCGTGAGGGTGGTGACATCTGA
- the rpmC gene encoding 50S ribosomal protein L29: MAVGSNDLTPEQLRGLEASALADALAGAKKELFNLRFQSATGQLESHGRLRAVRKDIARIYTEMNERKLGIGREPEAEAEETTKEKVG; encoded by the coding sequence ATGGCGGTCGGAAGCAATGACCTGACTCCCGAGCAGTTGCGTGGCCTGGAGGCCAGCGCTCTCGCGGACGCCCTCGCCGGGGCCAAGAAGGAGCTGTTCAACCTGCGGTTCCAGTCGGCCACCGGCCAGCTGGAGAGCCACGGTCGGCTGCGTGCGGTCCGCAAGGACATCGCGCGCATCTACACCGAGATGAACGAGCGCAAGCTCGGCATCGGGCGCGAGCCCGAGGCCGAGGCTGAGGAGACCACGAAGGAGAAGGTGGGCTGA
- the rpsQ gene encoding 30S ribosomal protein S17, producing the protein MTENIETQAAEAGRNDRKVRQGLVVSDKMDKTVVVSVEDRVKHALYGKVMRQNSKVKAHDEENAAGIGDRVLIMETRPLSATKRWRVVEILEKAK; encoded by the coding sequence ATGACCGAAAACATCGAGACCCAGGCCGCCGAGGCCGGTCGCAACGACCGTAAGGTTCGTCAGGGCCTGGTCGTGAGCGACAAGATGGACAAGACCGTGGTCGTGTCCGTGGAGGACCGTGTCAAGCACGCCCTCTACGGCAAGGTCATGCGCCAGAACAGCAAGGTGAAGGCGCACGACGAGGAGAACGCTGCCGGCATCGGTGACCGTGTCCTCATCATGGAGACCCGTCCGCTGTCCGCGACCAAGCGGTGGCGCGTCGTGGAGATCCTCGAGAAGGCTAAGTAA